A region of Streptomyces sp. R44 DNA encodes the following proteins:
- a CDS encoding Rv3235 family protein, protein MNATLASTPSPLPRPRSRTAPGGPAGTRPRGSAGARPRGTAGTRPRTPAQGGPPRTLPPHTVFAERLLAVLSGERPVHWMLGHTVGDAYEQLVRLAPETPLRSLGPRPVLRRCSIQVHRPQAAIEAFATIATGPRVRAMAFRLERGEDQRWRCAAVELDGLGVAARHP, encoded by the coding sequence ATGAACGCCACGCTCGCCAGCACGCCCTCCCCGCTCCCCCGGCCCCGCTCCCGCACGGCCCCCGGCGGCCCGGCCGGCACGCGCCCGCGTGGCTCCGCCGGAGCCCGTCCGCGCGGCACCGCCGGCACCCGCCCCCGCACCCCGGCCCAGGGCGGCCCGCCCCGCACCCTCCCCCCGCACACCGTCTTCGCCGAGCGCCTGCTCGCCGTGCTGAGCGGGGAGCGGCCCGTCCACTGGATGCTCGGCCACACCGTCGGAGACGCGTACGAGCAGCTGGTCAGGCTGGCCCCGGAGACGCCCCTGCGCTCCCTCGGCCCCCGCCCGGTCCTGCGCCGCTGCTCGATCCAGGTGCACCGCCCGCAAGCGGCGATCGAGGCCTTCGCGACCATCGCGACCGGCCCCCGCGTACGCGCCATGGCGTTCCGCCTGGAGCGCGGCGAGGACCAGCGCTGGCGCTGCGCGGCCGTGGAACTGGACGGCCTCGGCGTGGCCGCCCGCCACCCATGA
- the secA gene encoding preprotein translocase subunit SecA → MSVFNKLMRAGEGKILRKLHRIADQVNSIEEDFVNLSDADLRALTDEYKQRYADGESLDDLMPEAFATVREAAKRVLGQRHYDVQLMGGAALHLGHVAEMKTGEGKTLVGTLPAYLNALSGKGVHLITVNDYLAERDSEMMGRVHKFLGLTVGCILANMTPAQRREQYACDITYGTNNEFGFDYLRDNMAWSKDELVQRGHNYACVDEVDSILVDEARTPLIISGPADQATKWYGDFAKLVTRLSKGEPGNPLKGIEETGDYEVDEKKRTVAIHEAGVAKVEDWLGIDNLYESVNTPLVGYLNNAIKAKELFKKDKDYVVMDGEVMIVDEHTGRILAGRRYNEGMHQAIEAKEGVQIKDENQTLATITLQNFFRLYDKLSGMTGTAMTEAAEFHQIYKLGVVPIPTNRPMQRNDQSDLIYRTEVAKFAAVVDDIAEKHEKGQPVLVGTTSVEKSEYLSQQLAKRGIPHEVLNAKHHEREATIVAQAGRRGAVTVATNMAGRGTDIKLGGNPDDLAEAELRQAGLDPVEHVEEWAAALPGALERAEKAVKAEFEEVKDLGGLYVLGTERHESRRIDNQLRGRSGRQGDPGESRFYLSLGDDLMRLFKAQMVERVMAMANVPDDVPIENKMVTRAIASAQSQVETQNFETRKNVLKYDEVLNRQREVIYGERRRVLEGEDLHEQVRHFMDDTIDDYIRQETAEGFAEEWDLDRLWNAFKQLYPVKVTVDELEDAAGDRAGITAEFIAESIKDDIHEQYDAREKQLGSDIMRELERRVVLSVLDRKWREHLYEMDYLQEGIGLRAMAQKDPLVEYQREGFDMFTAMMEGIKEESVGYLFNLEVQVEQQVEEVPVQASAPSLDKEDVPAGAGRPEIRAKGLDAPQRPDRLHFSAPTVDGDGGVVEGDFASDDVDSGDGLTRAERRKAQKNAGGGRRRKK, encoded by the coding sequence GTGTCCGTCTTCAACAAGCTCATGCGTGCAGGCGAAGGCAAGATCCTGCGCAAACTGCACCGCATCGCGGACCAGGTCAACTCCATCGAAGAGGACTTCGTCAACCTCTCCGACGCCGACCTGCGGGCGCTCACCGATGAGTACAAGCAGCGGTACGCCGACGGCGAGAGCCTCGACGACCTGATGCCGGAGGCCTTCGCGACCGTCCGCGAGGCCGCCAAGCGCGTTCTCGGCCAGCGCCACTACGACGTCCAGCTGATGGGCGGCGCCGCACTCCACCTCGGCCATGTCGCCGAGATGAAGACCGGTGAGGGCAAGACCCTCGTCGGTACCCTCCCGGCGTATCTCAACGCGCTCTCCGGCAAGGGCGTGCACCTGATCACGGTCAACGACTACCTGGCCGAGCGCGACTCCGAGATGATGGGTCGCGTCCACAAGTTCCTCGGTCTGACCGTCGGCTGCATCCTGGCCAACATGACGCCGGCCCAGCGCCGCGAGCAGTACGCCTGCGACATCACGTACGGCACGAACAACGAGTTCGGCTTCGACTACCTCCGCGACAACATGGCGTGGTCCAAGGACGAGCTCGTCCAGCGCGGCCACAACTACGCCTGTGTCGACGAGGTCGACTCGATCCTCGTCGACGAGGCCCGTACGCCGCTGATCATCTCCGGCCCCGCCGACCAGGCGACCAAGTGGTACGGCGACTTCGCCAAGCTGGTCACCCGGCTGAGCAAGGGCGAGCCCGGCAACCCGCTCAAGGGCATCGAGGAGACCGGCGACTACGAGGTCGACGAGAAGAAGCGCACCGTCGCCATCCACGAGGCGGGCGTCGCCAAGGTCGAGGACTGGCTGGGCATCGACAACCTCTACGAGTCGGTGAACACGCCGCTCGTCGGTTACCTGAACAACGCCATCAAGGCGAAGGAACTGTTCAAGAAGGACAAGGACTACGTCGTCATGGACGGCGAAGTCATGATCGTCGACGAGCACACCGGCCGTATCCTCGCCGGCCGCCGCTACAACGAGGGCATGCACCAGGCGATCGAGGCGAAGGAAGGGGTGCAGATCAAGGACGAGAACCAGACGCTCGCCACGATCACCCTGCAGAACTTCTTCCGCCTGTACGACAAGCTCTCCGGCATGACCGGTACGGCCATGACCGAGGCCGCCGAGTTCCACCAGATCTACAAGCTCGGCGTCGTCCCGATCCCGACGAACCGGCCGATGCAGCGCAACGACCAGTCCGACCTGATCTACCGGACCGAGGTCGCCAAGTTCGCCGCCGTCGTCGACGACATCGCGGAGAAGCACGAGAAGGGCCAGCCGGTCCTCGTCGGCACGACCTCCGTCGAGAAGTCCGAGTACCTCTCGCAGCAGCTCGCCAAGCGCGGCATCCCGCACGAGGTCCTCAACGCCAAGCACCACGAGCGCGAGGCCACGATCGTCGCGCAGGCCGGCCGCCGCGGCGCCGTCACCGTCGCCACGAACATGGCCGGCCGTGGTACGGACATCAAGCTCGGCGGCAACCCGGACGACCTCGCCGAGGCCGAGCTGCGCCAGGCGGGCCTGGACCCGGTCGAGCACGTCGAGGAGTGGGCCGCGGCTCTGCCCGGCGCCCTGGAGCGGGCCGAGAAGGCCGTGAAGGCGGAGTTCGAGGAGGTCAAGGACCTCGGCGGGCTGTACGTCCTCGGTACCGAGCGCCACGAGTCGCGTCGTATCGACAACCAGCTGCGCGGTCGTTCCGGCCGTCAGGGCGACCCTGGCGAGTCCCGCTTCTACCTCTCGCTCGGTGACGACCTGATGCGTCTGTTCAAGGCGCAGATGGTCGAGCGCGTGATGGCCATGGCCAACGTGCCGGACGACGTGCCGATCGAGAACAAGATGGTCACCCGTGCCATCGCCTCCGCGCAGTCCCAGGTCGAGACCCAGAACTTCGAGACGCGCAAGAACGTCCTGAAGTACGACGAGGTCCTCAACCGGCAGCGTGAGGTCATCTACGGCGAGCGCCGCCGCGTCCTGGAGGGCGAGGACCTGCACGAGCAGGTGCGCCACTTCATGGACGACACGATCGACGACTACATCCGCCAGGAGACCGCCGAGGGCTTCGCGGAGGAGTGGGACCTCGACCGTCTGTGGAACGCCTTCAAGCAGCTCTACCCGGTGAAGGTCACCGTGGACGAGCTGGAGGACGCGGCCGGGGACCGGGCGGGCATCACCGCCGAGTTCATCGCCGAGTCCATCAAGGACGACATCCACGAGCAGTACGACGCGCGCGAGAAGCAGCTCGGCTCGGACATCATGCGCGAGCTGGAGCGTCGCGTGGTCCTCTCCGTCCTCGACCGCAAGTGGCGCGAGCACCTCTACGAGATGGACTACCTCCAGGAGGGCATCGGCCTGCGCGCCATGGCGCAGAAGGACCCGCTGGTCGAGTACCAGCGCGAGGGCTTCGACATGTTCACCGCCATGATGGAGGGCATCAAGGAGGAGTCCGTCGGCTACCTGTTCAACCTGGAGGTCCAGGTCGAGCAGCAGGTCGAGGAGGTCCCGGTGCAGGCGAGCGCTCCGTCGCTCGACAAGGAGGACGTGCCGGCGGGTGCCGGGCGTCCGGAGATCCGCGCCAAGGGGCTCGACGCCCCGCAGCGGCCGGACCGGCTGCACTTCTCCGCGCCGACCGTGGACGGGGACGGCGGTGTCGTCGAGGGCGACTTCGCCTCCGACGACGTGGACTCCGGCGACGGGCTGACCCGTGCGGAGCGCCGCAAGGCGCAGAAGAACGCGGGTGGCGGGCGCCGCCGCAAGAAGTGA
- a CDS encoding GNAT family N-acetyltransferase: MDPIILTTDRLRLRSFVPEDVDAVYAICQDPAIQRWTVVPSPYKREDAELFVLRLVPDGWRDDAEYVFAAEPVEGGPLLASVGLFNRGQGAWEVGYWMAKEQRGSGYMTESVRALAHWAFTGLGCTRLIWRAEVGNTASRAVAERAGFVLEGVQRAGLANKGTLRDAWVGALLPSDFGLPSPLPYLPAPERPAEAV; this comes from the coding sequence ATGGATCCCATCATCCTCACCACAGACCGCCTGCGGCTGCGGAGCTTCGTCCCCGAGGACGTCGACGCGGTGTACGCCATCTGCCAGGACCCCGCCATCCAGCGCTGGACCGTCGTCCCCTCCCCGTACAAGCGCGAGGACGCCGAGCTCTTCGTCCTCCGGCTCGTCCCGGACGGCTGGCGGGACGACGCCGAGTACGTCTTCGCCGCCGAACCGGTGGAGGGCGGCCCGCTCCTCGCCTCCGTCGGCCTGTTCAACCGCGGCCAGGGCGCCTGGGAGGTCGGCTACTGGATGGCGAAGGAGCAGCGCGGCTCCGGCTACATGACGGAGAGCGTCCGGGCCCTGGCCCACTGGGCCTTCACCGGGCTCGGCTGCACCCGCCTGATCTGGCGCGCCGAGGTCGGCAACACCGCCTCGCGCGCGGTCGCCGAGCGGGCCGGCTTCGTTCTGGAGGGCGTCCAGCGCGCCGGGCTCGCCAACAAGGGCACGCTCCGGGACGCCTGGGTCGGCGCCCTGCTCCCCTCCGACTTCGGCCTGCCGAGCCCCTTGCCGTACCTCCCCGCGCCCGAGCGTCCGGCCGAGGCGGTGTGA
- a CDS encoding winged helix-turn-helix domain-containing protein, with protein MTTAPRPAAELSADDARRIALRAQGFLGAPDRRAGVRGVLRSLGQVQLDTISVLARSHELIPYARLGAVGRPAVEKAYWTEAHAFEYWSHAACILPVEEWPHFAFRRRAYRDRPQWHHELSAGAYDKVIDQLRDQGPLTATELGGAKNKGEWWDWSDSKIAVERALMYGEVVVTERRGWKRVYDLAERAIPQALLHDELDDAECVRRLVRQAGEALGVGTRADIADYHRIKAEQFDAVVESSGLVPVTVAGWGKPAWADPAALASEPRGRHRTTLLSPFDSLIWERPRTERIFGFTHRLEAYVPKQKRIHGYFAMPVLAGGRLVGRVDPAREGRTLVAKQVSLDGPKAVPAVAKALREAAEWVRCDAVTVERVDHRELAPELLRALA; from the coding sequence ATGACGACTGCGCCGCGCCCCGCCGCCGAACTGTCCGCCGACGACGCCCGCAGGATCGCCCTGCGCGCCCAGGGGTTCCTCGGCGCGCCCGACCGCAGGGCCGGGGTGCGCGGCGTCCTCCGCTCCCTCGGCCAGGTCCAGCTCGACACCATCTCGGTCCTGGCCCGCTCGCACGAGCTCATTCCGTACGCACGCCTGGGCGCAGTGGGACGCCCCGCGGTGGAGAAGGCGTACTGGACCGAGGCGCACGCCTTTGAGTACTGGTCGCACGCCGCCTGCATCCTGCCCGTCGAGGAGTGGCCGCACTTCGCCTTCCGCCGCCGCGCCTACCGCGACCGCCCGCAGTGGCACCACGAGCTGTCAGCCGGGGCGTACGACAAGGTGATCGACCAGCTGCGGGACCAGGGCCCGCTGACGGCGACCGAGCTGGGCGGCGCGAAGAACAAGGGCGAGTGGTGGGACTGGTCGGACTCCAAGATCGCCGTGGAGCGGGCGCTGATGTACGGCGAGGTGGTCGTCACGGAGCGGCGCGGCTGGAAGCGGGTCTACGACCTGGCCGAGCGGGCGATCCCGCAGGCGCTGCTCCACGACGAGCTGGACGACGCCGAGTGCGTGCGGCGCCTCGTGCGGCAGGCGGGCGAGGCCCTCGGCGTGGGCACGCGCGCGGACATCGCCGACTACCACCGGATCAAGGCCGAGCAGTTCGACGCGGTCGTGGAGTCCTCGGGTCTGGTGCCGGTGACGGTGGCCGGCTGGGGGAAGCCCGCCTGGGCGGATCCGGCGGCGCTCGCGTCCGAGCCGCGCGGCCGGCACCGCACGACGCTGCTCTCGCCCTTCGACTCGCTGATCTGGGAGCGGCCGCGCACGGAGCGGATCTTCGGCTTCACGCACCGCCTGGAGGCGTACGTGCCGAAGCAGAAGCGGATCCACGGCTACTTCGCGATGCCGGTGCTCGCCGGGGGCCGGCTGGTCGGCCGGGTGGACCCGGCGCGCGAGGGCAGGACGCTGGTGGCGAAGCAGGTCTCGCTCGACGGCCCCAAGGCCGTACCGGCGGTGGCGAAGGCCCTGCGCGAGGCGGCCGAGTGGGTGCGCTGCGACGCGGTGACGGTCGAGCGGGTGGACCACCGGGAGCTGGCGCCCGAGCTGCTCAGGGCTCTCGCCTGA
- a CDS encoding response regulator transcription factor, translating to MADSFGPVLSGREHGGAVPEGSDSDSGAFRKEPIRVLVVDDHALFRRGLEIVLAQEEDIQVVGEAGDGAEAVDKAADLLPDIVLMDVRMPRRGGIEACTSIKEVAPSAKIIMLTISDEEADLYDAIKAGATGYLLKEISTDEVATAIRAVADGQSQISPSMASKLLTEFKSMIQRTDERRLVPAPRLTDRELEVLKLVATGMNNRDIAKELFISENTVKNHVRNILEKLQLHSRMEAVVYAMREKILEIR from the coding sequence ATGGCGGACAGCTTCGGGCCGGTGCTCAGCGGGCGCGAGCACGGTGGTGCGGTCCCGGAGGGATCGGATTCGGACAGCGGAGCCTTCCGCAAGGAGCCGATCCGGGTCCTCGTCGTGGACGACCATGCCCTCTTCCGCCGGGGACTCGAGATCGTCCTCGCCCAGGAGGAGGACATCCAGGTGGTCGGCGAGGCCGGTGACGGCGCCGAGGCCGTCGACAAGGCCGCCGATCTGCTGCCCGACATCGTTCTGATGGACGTACGGATGCCCCGGCGCGGCGGCATCGAGGCGTGCACCTCCATCAAGGAGGTGGCCCCCAGCGCGAAGATCATCATGCTGACGATCAGCGACGAGGAGGCCGACCTCTACGACGCGATCAAGGCCGGGGCCACCGGCTACCTCCTCAAGGAGATCTCCACCGACGAGGTCGCCACCGCGATCCGGGCGGTCGCCGACGGGCAGTCGCAGATCAGCCCCTCGATGGCGTCCAAGCTGCTCACCGAGTTCAAGTCGATGATCCAGCGCACCGACGAGCGCCGGCTCGTGCCCGCGCCCCGGCTGACCGACCGCGAGCTGGAGGTCCTCAAGCTCGTCGCGACCGGCATGAACAACCGGGACATCGCCAAGGAGCTGTTCATCTCCGAGAACACGGTGAAGAACCACGTCCGGAACATCCTGGAGAAGCTGCAGCTGCACTCCCGGATGGAGGCCGTGGTCTACGCGATGCGGGAGAAGATCCTGGAGATTCGCTGA
- the raiA gene encoding ribosome-associated translation inhibitor RaiA has product MDIVVKGRKTEVPERFRKHVAEKLNLEKIQKLDGKVISLDVEVSKETNPRQAERSDRVEITVHSRGPVIRAEAAAGDPYAALDLAHGKLEARLRKQHDKRYTRRGNGRLSAAEVGDVVPGAAKLNGDGQLAVDETDKVPTTMMGSIEVQGEGPLVVREKTHRAAPMTLDQALYEMELVGHDFYLFVDSDTKQPSVVYRRHAYDYGVIHLESDPLAEGGGAGGALGG; this is encoded by the coding sequence GTGGACATCGTCGTCAAGGGCCGCAAGACCGAGGTGCCCGAGCGGTTCCGCAAGCACGTGGCCGAGAAGCTGAACCTGGAGAAGATCCAGAAGCTCGACGGCAAGGTGATCAGCCTCGACGTCGAGGTGTCCAAGGAGACCAACCCGCGGCAGGCCGAACGGTCCGACCGCGTGGAGATCACCGTCCATTCCCGAGGCCCGGTGATCCGGGCGGAAGCAGCGGCAGGCGACCCTTACGCAGCGCTCGACCTCGCCCACGGCAAGCTCGAGGCCCGACTGCGCAAGCAGCACGACAAGCGGTACACCCGCCGTGGCAACGGCCGGCTGTCCGCGGCGGAGGTCGGGGACGTGGTGCCCGGCGCCGCCAAGCTCAACGGAGACGGCCAACTGGCCGTGGACGAGACCGACAAGGTGCCCACCACGATGATGGGCTCCATCGAGGTCCAGGGCGAAGGCCCGCTCGTGGTCCGCGAGAAGACCCACCGGGCCGCACCGATGACGCTCGACCAGGCGCTCTACGAGATGGAGCTGGTCGGGCACGACTTCTACCTTTTCGTCGACTCCGACACCAAGCAGCCGAGCGTCGTCTACCGGCGCCACGCCTACGACTACGGCGTCATCCACCTGGAGAGCGACCCGCTCGCCGAGGGCGGCGGCGCCGGCGGTGCGCTCGGCGGCTGA
- a CDS encoding ComF family protein gives MRGWWREIAGLVLPVACGGCGRPRTELCPACADALAGTAPRRVRPSPEPAGLPSVHAAAPYAEAVRELLIAHKERGALTLAGPLGGALAGAVEAAAGPAAGPADGPLLLVPVPSSRRSVRARGHDPTRRIALAAAARLRRAGRPARVVPVLRQRRYVADQAGLGARGRLANLSGALEVVPGGARLLTEGRVMLVDDLMTTGASLTEAARALGAVHLPFIHGIPHGLPVGSAQRGIEQRVAAVIASSPASFEINRNSPETSIVAGGER, from the coding sequence ATGCGGGGGTGGTGGCGCGAGATCGCCGGGCTGGTGCTGCCGGTCGCCTGCGGAGGCTGCGGCAGACCGCGGACGGAGTTGTGCCCCGCCTGCGCGGACGCCCTCGCCGGGACGGCGCCGCGCAGGGTGAGGCCCTCGCCCGAGCCCGCCGGACTGCCCTCGGTGCACGCCGCCGCGCCGTACGCCGAGGCCGTACGGGAGCTCCTCATCGCCCACAAGGAGCGCGGGGCGCTCACGCTCGCCGGGCCCCTGGGCGGCGCCCTCGCCGGGGCCGTGGAGGCCGCTGCCGGGCCCGCGGCGGGACCCGCGGACGGCCCGCTGCTCCTCGTACCCGTGCCGTCCTCGCGGCGTTCCGTACGGGCGCGTGGCCATGATCCGACGCGGCGGATCGCGCTGGCCGCGGCGGCCAGGCTGCGGCGGGCGGGCAGGCCGGCGCGGGTCGTGCCCGTGCTGCGGCAGCGGAGGTACGTGGCGGACCAGGCGGGTCTCGGGGCGCGCGGACGGCTCGCGAACCTGTCGGGGGCGCTGGAGGTCGTGCCGGGCGGAGCACGGCTCCTGACGGAGGGAAGGGTGATGCTCGTGGACGATCTGATGACCACGGGCGCCTCGCTCACGGAGGCGGCGCGCGCCCTCGGAGCCGTACACCTTCCGTTCATTCATGGAATACCGCACGGCTTACCGGTCGGTTCGGCGCAGCGCGGAATCGAACAGCGGGTGGCGGCTGTGATCGCATCCTCTCCCGCTTCGTTCGAAATAAACCGGAACTCGCCGGAAACTTCGATCGTTGCAGGTGGTGAGAGGTGA
- a CDS encoding LpqB family beta-propeller domain-containing protein, which yields MPDSGDVQPVKGSNTGDSQVRVYAVAPRENADPDEIVDGFLEAMTSDDPGFATARKYLTKKAAQSWRPEQSITVLTTAPDREPTDRNADPDNQGRAYPLSGRKIATVDARHAYQPVSPAEYLQSIHVVQQPSANGKGKEWRIDSLPPGLVLGEADFLRNYRSVNKYYFASGADWVVADPVYIRQRQDPVTRMDPVTQTVKALLEGPTNWLKPAVDSRFPSGTELKSGVTTLTTDDQSTLRVPLNRKADGAGAEACRRMAAQLLFTLGDLTSVRVEQVELLGSTGQSLCRLGKGQAEEFAAVRNTDREEHPYFVDEHGKLMKLLVGGKEADAPIDVPGPFGKGTVPLGSVAVDRGETRAAGVGEAGRQLLVSSITTEQDPLPPVLTSRAARPADRLSAPSWDVRGDLWVADRDPAAPRLWMVPDGTGHPVRVRTPWLGDDTRIESLRVSADGVRIALVITQGERTTLQIGRIQRQTTGEEPVVSVLDLQPAAPRMESVTAVSWAGPSRLVVVGKEAGGVQQVRYLQTDGSTSTTSVLPGLNGVTSVAAPHTDKAPVVADSGDDGIVRLAPGTNWQPVAKKGLSPVYPG from the coding sequence ATGCCCGACAGCGGGGACGTCCAGCCGGTCAAGGGGTCCAACACGGGCGACTCGCAGGTGCGGGTCTACGCCGTCGCGCCCCGGGAGAACGCGGACCCGGACGAGATCGTCGACGGCTTCCTGGAAGCCATGACCAGTGACGACCCCGGCTTCGCCACCGCCCGCAAGTACCTCACGAAGAAGGCCGCGCAGAGCTGGAGGCCGGAGCAGAGCATCACCGTGCTCACCACCGCGCCCGACCGTGAGCCGACCGACCGCAACGCCGACCCCGACAACCAGGGCCGCGCCTACCCGCTGTCCGGACGCAAGATCGCGACCGTGGACGCCCGGCACGCGTACCAGCCGGTCAGCCCCGCCGAATACCTCCAGTCGATCCATGTCGTGCAGCAGCCCTCGGCGAACGGCAAGGGCAAGGAATGGCGCATCGACAGCCTCCCGCCCGGCCTGGTCCTCGGCGAGGCCGACTTCCTTCGCAACTACCGGTCGGTCAACAAGTACTACTTCGCCTCCGGGGCGGACTGGGTCGTCGCCGACCCCGTCTACATCCGGCAGCGGCAGGACCCCGTCACCCGGATGGATCCGGTGACGCAGACGGTCAAGGCGCTCCTGGAAGGCCCGACGAACTGGCTGAAGCCGGCCGTCGACTCGCGGTTCCCCTCCGGTACGGAGCTGAAGAGCGGCGTCACCACCCTGACCACGGACGACCAGTCCACGCTGAGGGTGCCGCTCAACCGCAAGGCGGACGGGGCCGGCGCCGAGGCGTGCCGGCGGATGGCGGCGCAGCTGCTGTTCACGCTGGGCGACCTGACCTCCGTACGGGTCGAGCAGGTGGAGCTCCTCGGATCGACCGGGCAGTCGCTGTGCCGTCTCGGCAAGGGGCAGGCGGAAGAGTTCGCGGCGGTGCGCAACACCGACCGCGAGGAGCACCCCTACTTCGTCGACGAGCACGGCAAGCTGATGAAGCTCCTGGTCGGCGGCAAGGAGGCGGACGCGCCGATCGACGTGCCCGGGCCGTTCGGCAAGGGCACCGTGCCGCTCGGCTCCGTCGCCGTCGACCGCGGCGAGACCCGGGCCGCCGGGGTCGGCGAGGCCGGCCGCCAGCTCCTCGTCTCCTCCATCACCACCGAGCAGGACCCGCTGCCGCCCGTCCTGACCAGCCGGGCCGCCCGCCCGGCCGACCGGCTGTCCGCGCCCAGCTGGGACGTCAGGGGCGACCTGTGGGTCGCCGACCGGGACCCGGCCGCGCCCCGGCTGTGGATGGTGCCCGACGGCACCGGTCACCCCGTGAGGGTCCGCACGCCCTGGCTGGGGGACGACACCCGCATCGAGTCCCTGCGGGTCTCCGCGGACGGCGTACGGATCGCCCTGGTCATCACGCAGGGCGAGCGGACGACCCTGCAGATCGGCCGGATCCAGCGGCAGACGACCGGTGAGGAACCGGTGGTCTCCGTCCTCGACCTCCAGCCCGCCGCACCCCGGATGGAGTCGGTCACGGCCGTCTCCTGGGCGGGGCCCAGTCGGCTCGTCGTCGTCGGCAAGGAGGCGGGCGGCGTCCAGCAGGTCCGCTACCTCCAGACCGACGGCTCGACCTCGACGACCTCGGTGCTCCCCGGTCTGAACGGGGTGACGTCGGTGGCGGCGCCGCACACGGACAAGGCGCCCGTGGTGGCCGACTCCGGCGACGACGGCATCGTCCGGCTGGCCCCCGGGACCAACTGGCAGCCGGTCGCCAAGAAGGGCCTGTCGCCCGTCTACCCCGGCTAG